The following coding sequences are from one Vicugna pacos chromosome 11, VicPac4, whole genome shotgun sequence window:
- the FUT11 gene encoding alpha-(1,3)-fucosyltransferase 11 isoform X2, with amino-acid sequence MGVGCTGAVLAALQVLSVCAASSSEPVAEGETGGETAWAEPWDGAVFRPPSPLGAVGVARSPGTPRPGREDSADLPVLLWWSPGLFPHFPGDSERIECARGACVASRDRRMRGDSRTRALLFYGTDFRASEAPLPRLAHQSWALLHEESPLNNFLLSHGPGIRLFNLTATFSRHSDYPLPLQWLPGTAYLRRAAPPLQERAEWRRRGYAPLLYLQSHCDVPADRDRYVRELMRYIPVDSYGKCLQNRELPTPRLQDTATATTEDPELLVFLSRYKFHLALENAICDDYMTEKLWRPMHLGAVPVYRGSPSVRDWMPNNHSIILIDDFESPQKLAQFIDFLDKNDEEYMKYLAYKQPGGITNQFLLDSLKKREWGVNDPLLPNYLNGFECFVCDHELARLAAEKAHAASPGDIPIPEPHIAKPSHMDCPMPTPGFGSVEEIPENDRGERLLAWRREAARMTCRDHCGLWMAAEGWHSLVLGMELEGDVAARLLARSGPGGSSYCHDPQQ; translated from the exons ATGGGGGTCGGCTGCACGGGGGCTGTGCTTGCCGCCTTGCAAGTGCTTAGTGTCTGTGCGGCCAGCAGCTCAGAGCCAGTGGCAGAGGGGGAGACCGGCGGGGAGACGGCGTGGGCAGAGCCGTGGGATGGCGCGGTTTTCCGGCCTCCCTCGCCGCTGGGCGCAGTGGGGGTGGCGCGCAGTCCGGGGACCCCGCGGCCGGGGAGGGAGGACTCGGCGGACTTGCCGGTGCTGCTGTGGTGGAGCCCAGGACTGTTTCCTCACTTCCCGGGCGACTCGGAGCGCATCGAGTGCGCGCGCGGCGCGTGCGTGGCGTCCCGGGACCGACGGATGCGGGGAGACTCGCGAACGCGTGCTCTGCTCTTCTACGGCACCGACTTCCGCGCGTCCGAGGCGCCACTGCCGCGCCTGGCGCACCAGAGCTGGGCGCTCCTGCACGAGGAGTCGCCCCTCAACAACTTCTTGCTGAGCCACGGTCCGGGCATCCGCCTCTTCAATCTCACGGCCACCTTCAGCCGTCACTCTGACTACCCGCTGCCGCTGCAGTGGCTGCCCGGGACCGCTTATCTGCGCCGCGCGGCGCCTCCGCTCCAGGAGCGCGCAGAGTGGCGCCGCCGCGGCTACGCGCCCCTGCTGTATCTGCAGTCCCATTGCGACGTGCCTGCGGACCGGGACCGCTACGTGCGCGAGCTCATGCGCTACATCCCG GTGGACTCATATGGGAAATGCCTGCAAAATCGGGAGCTGCCCACTCCGCGGTTACAGgacacagccacagccaccaccGAGGATCCAGAGCTCTTGGTCTTCTTGTCCCGCTATAAGTTCCATTTGGCCCTCGAAAATGCCATCTGTGACGACTACATGACGGAAAAACTGTGGCGCCCCATGCATCTCGGTGCTGTGCCCGTGTACCGCGGATCTCCCTCTGTGAGGGACTGGATGCCCAACAATCACTCCATCATCCTCATTGATGACTTTGAGTCGCCGCAGAAGCTGGCACAGTTTATTGACTTTCTGGACAAAAATGATGAGGAATATATGAAATACCTGGCATACAAGCAGCCTGGGGGCATCACCAACCAGTTCCTTCTGGATAGTCTCAAAAAGCGGGAGTGGGGAGTGAATGATCCTTTACTGCCTAACTACCTTAATGGATTCGAGTGTTTCGTCTGTGACCACGAGTTGGCTCGGCTGGCTGCAGAGAAGGCCCACGCAGCCTCTCCTGGGGACATCCCTATCCCCGAGCCTCATATTGCCAAGCCCTCACACATGGACTGCCCAATGCCCACACCTGGCTTTGGCAGTGTGGAAGAGATTCCTGAGAATGACAG AGGTGAAAGGTTATTAGCCTGGAGAAGAGAGGCTGCTAGAATGACCTGCAGAGATCACTGCGGACTGTGGATGGCAGCAGAGGGCTGGCACAGTTTGGTCCTGGGAATGGAG
- the FUT11 gene encoding alpha-(1,3)-fucosyltransferase 11 isoform X3, translating into MGVGCTGAVLAALQVLSVCAASSSEPVAEGETGGETAWAEPWDGAVFRPPSPLGAVGVARSPGTPRPGREDSADLPVLLWWSPGLFPHFPGDSERIECARGACVASRDRRMRGDSRTRALLFYGTDFRASEAPLPRLAHQSWALLHEESPLNNFLLSHGPGIRLFNLTATFSRHSDYPLPLQWLPGTAYLRRAAPPLQERAEWRRRGYAPLLYLQSHCDVPADRDRYVRELMRYIPVDSYGKCLQNRELPTPRLQDTATATTEDPELLVFLSRYKFHLALENAICDDYMTEKLWRPMHLGAVPVYRGSPSVRDWMPNNHSIILIDDFESPQKLAQFIDFLDKNDEEYMKYLAYKQPGGITNQFLLDSLKKREWGVNDPLLPNYLNGFECFVCDHELARLAAEKAHAASPGDIPIPEPHIAKPSHMDCPMPTPGFGSVEEIPENDSWKEMWLQDYWQGLDQGEALTAMIHNNETLQGKFWDYLTEIFMKRNQNL; encoded by the exons ATGGGGGTCGGCTGCACGGGGGCTGTGCTTGCCGCCTTGCAAGTGCTTAGTGTCTGTGCGGCCAGCAGCTCAGAGCCAGTGGCAGAGGGGGAGACCGGCGGGGAGACGGCGTGGGCAGAGCCGTGGGATGGCGCGGTTTTCCGGCCTCCCTCGCCGCTGGGCGCAGTGGGGGTGGCGCGCAGTCCGGGGACCCCGCGGCCGGGGAGGGAGGACTCGGCGGACTTGCCGGTGCTGCTGTGGTGGAGCCCAGGACTGTTTCCTCACTTCCCGGGCGACTCGGAGCGCATCGAGTGCGCGCGCGGCGCGTGCGTGGCGTCCCGGGACCGACGGATGCGGGGAGACTCGCGAACGCGTGCTCTGCTCTTCTACGGCACCGACTTCCGCGCGTCCGAGGCGCCACTGCCGCGCCTGGCGCACCAGAGCTGGGCGCTCCTGCACGAGGAGTCGCCCCTCAACAACTTCTTGCTGAGCCACGGTCCGGGCATCCGCCTCTTCAATCTCACGGCCACCTTCAGCCGTCACTCTGACTACCCGCTGCCGCTGCAGTGGCTGCCCGGGACCGCTTATCTGCGCCGCGCGGCGCCTCCGCTCCAGGAGCGCGCAGAGTGGCGCCGCCGCGGCTACGCGCCCCTGCTGTATCTGCAGTCCCATTGCGACGTGCCTGCGGACCGGGACCGCTACGTGCGCGAGCTCATGCGCTACATCCCG GTGGACTCATATGGGAAATGCCTGCAAAATCGGGAGCTGCCCACTCCGCGGTTACAGgacacagccacagccaccaccGAGGATCCAGAGCTCTTGGTCTTCTTGTCCCGCTATAAGTTCCATTTGGCCCTCGAAAATGCCATCTGTGACGACTACATGACGGAAAAACTGTGGCGCCCCATGCATCTCGGTGCTGTGCCCGTGTACCGCGGATCTCCCTCTGTGAGGGACTGGATGCCCAACAATCACTCCATCATCCTCATTGATGACTTTGAGTCGCCGCAGAAGCTGGCACAGTTTATTGACTTTCTGGACAAAAATGATGAGGAATATATGAAATACCTGGCATACAAGCAGCCTGGGGGCATCACCAACCAGTTCCTTCTGGATAGTCTCAAAAAGCGGGAGTGGGGAGTGAATGATCCTTTACTGCCTAACTACCTTAATGGATTCGAGTGTTTCGTCTGTGACCACGAGTTGGCTCGGCTGGCTGCAGAGAAGGCCCACGCAGCCTCTCCTGGGGACATCCCTATCCCCGAGCCTCATATTGCCAAGCCCTCACACATGGACTGCCCAATGCCCACACCTGGCTTTGGCAGTGTGGAAGAGATTCCTGAGAATGACAG
- the FUT11 gene encoding alpha-(1,3)-fucosyltransferase 11 isoform X4, translated as MGVGCTGAVLAALQVLSVCAASSSEPVAEGETGGETAWAEPWDGAVFRPPSPLGAVGVARSPGTPRPGREDSADLPVLLWWSPGLFPHFPGDSERIECARGACVASRDRRMRGDSRTRALLFYGTDFRASEAPLPRLAHQSWALLHEESPLNNFLLSHGPGIRLFNLTATFSRHSDYPLPLQWLPGTAYLRRAAPPLQERAEWRRRGYAPLLYLQSHCDVPADRDRYVRELMRYIPVDSYGKCLQNRELPTPRLQDTATATTEDPELLVFLSRYKFHLALENAICDDYMTEKLWRPMHLGAVPVYRGSPSVRDWMPNNHSIILIDDFESPQKLAQFIDFLDKNDEEYMKYLAYKQPGGITNQFLLDSLKKREWGVNDPLLPNYLNGFECFVCDHELARLAAEKAHAASPGDIPIPEPHIAKPSHMDCPMPTPGFGSVEEIPENDREITVSIVWLLTSLPLNSLHIWEPGAAGRRCGCKIIGKVWTRGKLLLP; from the exons ATGGGGGTCGGCTGCACGGGGGCTGTGCTTGCCGCCTTGCAAGTGCTTAGTGTCTGTGCGGCCAGCAGCTCAGAGCCAGTGGCAGAGGGGGAGACCGGCGGGGAGACGGCGTGGGCAGAGCCGTGGGATGGCGCGGTTTTCCGGCCTCCCTCGCCGCTGGGCGCAGTGGGGGTGGCGCGCAGTCCGGGGACCCCGCGGCCGGGGAGGGAGGACTCGGCGGACTTGCCGGTGCTGCTGTGGTGGAGCCCAGGACTGTTTCCTCACTTCCCGGGCGACTCGGAGCGCATCGAGTGCGCGCGCGGCGCGTGCGTGGCGTCCCGGGACCGACGGATGCGGGGAGACTCGCGAACGCGTGCTCTGCTCTTCTACGGCACCGACTTCCGCGCGTCCGAGGCGCCACTGCCGCGCCTGGCGCACCAGAGCTGGGCGCTCCTGCACGAGGAGTCGCCCCTCAACAACTTCTTGCTGAGCCACGGTCCGGGCATCCGCCTCTTCAATCTCACGGCCACCTTCAGCCGTCACTCTGACTACCCGCTGCCGCTGCAGTGGCTGCCCGGGACCGCTTATCTGCGCCGCGCGGCGCCTCCGCTCCAGGAGCGCGCAGAGTGGCGCCGCCGCGGCTACGCGCCCCTGCTGTATCTGCAGTCCCATTGCGACGTGCCTGCGGACCGGGACCGCTACGTGCGCGAGCTCATGCGCTACATCCCG GTGGACTCATATGGGAAATGCCTGCAAAATCGGGAGCTGCCCACTCCGCGGTTACAGgacacagccacagccaccaccGAGGATCCAGAGCTCTTGGTCTTCTTGTCCCGCTATAAGTTCCATTTGGCCCTCGAAAATGCCATCTGTGACGACTACATGACGGAAAAACTGTGGCGCCCCATGCATCTCGGTGCTGTGCCCGTGTACCGCGGATCTCCCTCTGTGAGGGACTGGATGCCCAACAATCACTCCATCATCCTCATTGATGACTTTGAGTCGCCGCAGAAGCTGGCACAGTTTATTGACTTTCTGGACAAAAATGATGAGGAATATATGAAATACCTGGCATACAAGCAGCCTGGGGGCATCACCAACCAGTTCCTTCTGGATAGTCTCAAAAAGCGGGAGTGGGGAGTGAATGATCCTTTACTGCCTAACTACCTTAATGGATTCGAGTGTTTCGTCTGTGACCACGAGTTGGCTCGGCTGGCTGCAGAGAAGGCCCACGCAGCCTCTCCTGGGGACATCCCTATCCCCGAGCCTCATATTGCCAAGCCCTCACACATGGACTGCCCAATGCCCACACCTGGCTTTGGCAGTGTGGAAGAGATTCCTGAGAATGACAG
- the SEC24C gene encoding protein transport protein Sec24C, whose amino-acid sequence MNVNQSAPPVPPFGQPQPVYPGYHQSSYGGQPGSTAAPTPYGAYNGPVPGYQQTPPPGMSRAPPSSGAPPASTAQAPGGQAAHGQFGQGDVQNGPSSTVQMQRLPGSQPFGSAPLVPVVSQPAVLQPYGPPPTSAQVTAQLAGMHISGAVAPVPPTSGLGYGPPTSLASASGSFPNSGLYGSYPQGQAPPLGQAQGHPGAQPPQRSVPPQASSFTPSASGGPRMPSMTGPLLPGQSFGGPPVSQPNHISSPPPQALTPGTQMSGPPGPPPPMHSSQQPGYQLQQNGSFGPVRGPQPNYGSPYPGTATFGSQPGPPQPLPPKRLDPDAIPSPIQVIEDDRNNRGSEPFITGVRGQVPPLVTTNFLVKDQGNASPRYIRCTSYNIPCTSDMAKQAQVPLAAVIKPLARLPPEEASPYVVDHGESGPLRCNRCKAYMCPFMQFIEGGRRFQCCFCSCINDVPPQYFQHLDHTGKRVDAYDRPELSLGSYEFLATVDYCKNNKFPSPPAFIFMIDVSYNAIRSGLVRLLCEELKSLLDFLPREGGAEESAIRVGFVTYNKVLHFYNVKSSLAQPQMMVVSDVGDMFVPLLDGFLVNVNESRAVITSLLDQIPEMFADTRETETVFAPVIQAGMEALKAAECAGKLFLFHTSLPIAEAPGKLKNRDDRKLINTDKEKTLFQPQTGVYQTLAKECVAQGCCVDLFLFPNQYVDVATLSVVPQLTGGSVYKYACFQVENDQERFLSDLRRDVQKVVGFDAVMRVRTSTGIRAVDFFGAFYMSNTTDVELAGLDGDKTVTVEFKHDDRLNEESGALLQCALLYTSCAGQRRLRIHNLALNCCTQLADLYRNCETDTLINYMAKFAYRGVLNSPVKTVRDTLITQCAQILACYRKNCASPSSAGQLILPECMKLLPVYLNCVLKSDVLQPGAEVTTDDRAYVRQLVTSMDVAETNVFFYPRLLPLTKSPIENTTEPPAVRASEERLSNGDIYLLENGLNLFLWVGASVQQGVVQSLFGVSSFSQITSGLSVLPVLDNLLSKKVRGLIDGLRAQRSRYMKLIVVKQEDKLEMLFKHFLVEDKSLSGGASYVDFLCHMHKEIRQLLS is encoded by the exons GCTCCCTGGGTCTCAGCCATTTGGGTCAGCCCCATTGGTCCCTGTGGTCAGCCAGCCAGCTGTGCTTCAGCCCTATGGCCCTCCCCCGACAAGTGCACAGGTGACTGCTCAGCTGGCTGGAATGCACATCAGTGGTGCTGTGGCCCCAGTCCCTCCCACTTCGGGGCTGGGCTATG GCCCACCAACATCGCTGGCCTCAGCCTCAGGAAGTTTCCCCAACTCTGGTCTGTATGGCTCCTATCCTCAgggccaggcccctccccttgGCCAGGCCCAGGGTCATCCTGGGGCCCAGCCTCCCCAGCGATCTGTCCCACCACAGGCCTCCAGCTTCACACCCTCAGCTTCCGGGGGTCCTCGGATGCCTTCCATGACTGGTCCACTCCTGCCTGGACAGAGTTTTGGGGGGCCCCCAGTGAGCCAGCCCAACCATATTTCCTCACCTCCTCCTCAAGCTCTGACCCCTGGCACCCAGATGTCTGGGCCCCCAGGACCACCACCACCTATGCACTCCTCCCAGCAGCCAGGCTATCAGCTGCAGCAAAATG GTTCCTTTGGACCAGTCCGGGGCCCTCAGCCCAATTATGGAAGTCCCTACCCAGGAACAGCCACTTTTGGCAGTCAGCCCGGGCCTCCTCAACCTCTGCCTCCTAAGCGCCTGGACCCTGATGCCATCCCGAGCCCT ATTCAGGTTATCGAGGATGACAGGAACAACCGGGGTTCAGAGCCATTTATTACTGGAGTACGGGGCCAGGTGCCACCCTTAGTCACCACCAACTTCCTGGTGAAAGACCAAG GGAATGCGAGTCCCCGCTACATCCGATGTACATCCTATAATATCCCTTGCACATCTGACATGGCTAAACAGGCTCAGGTGCCTCTGGCAGCTGTCATCAAGCCGTTGGCAAGGCTGCCCCCAGAGGAG GCTTCACCATATGTCGTCGACCACGGGGAATCTGGCCCTTTGCGCTGCAATCGCTGCAAAGCATATATGTGCCCCTTCATGCAGTTCATTGAGGGCGGGAGGCGCTTCCAGTGCTGCTTTTGCAGCTGTATCAACGATG TTCCCCCCCAGTATTTTCAACATCTGGATCATACCGGCAAACGTGTGGATGCTTATGACCGTCCTGAGCTATCCTTGGGCTCTTATGAATTCTTGGCCACTGTAGATTACtgcaag AACAATAAGttccccagccctcctgccttcATATTCATGATCGACGTCTCCTACAATGCCATCAGGAGTGGTCTTGTTAGGCTCCTCTGTGAGGAGCTCAAGTCACTGTTAGACTTTCTGCCTAG GGAGGGCGGGGCCGAAGAGTCAGCAATCCGAGTTGGCTTTGTCACCTATAATAAGGTGCTGCACTTCTACAATGTGAAGAGCTCATTGGCCCAGCCACAGATGATGGTTGTATCTGATGTGGGCGACATGTTTGTGCCACTGCTGGATGGCTTCCTGGTCAATGTCAATGAGTCTCGGGCAGTCATCACCAG CTTATTGGATCAGATTCCAGAAATGTTTGCAGACACAAGGGAGACGGAGACAGTATTTGCCCCAGTTATCCAGGCTGGGATGGAGGCTCTGAAG GCTGCTGAGTGTGCAGGGAAGCTCTTTCTGTTCCACACCTCCCTGCCCATTGCAGAGGCCCCAGGGAAACTGAAGAACAGAGACGACAGGAAGTTGATCAACACAGACAAGGAGAAG ACTCTGTTCCAGCCTCAGACAGGTGTCTATCAGACTCTGGCCAAAGAGTGTGTGGCCCAAGGCTGCTGCGTAgacctcttcctcttccctaaCCAGTATGTGGATGTGGCCACACTGTCTGTTGTACCCCAGCTGACTGGTGGCTCTGTCTACAAATACGCTTGCTTTCAG GTGGAGAATGACCAGGAACGGTTCCTCAGTGACCTGCGTCGGGATGTCCAGAAGGTTGTCGGCTTTGATGCTGTGATGCGAGTCCGGACAAGCACTG GTATACGtgctgtagatttctttggggcTTTCTACATGAGCAACACAACAGATGTGGAGCTGGCTGGGCTGGATGGGGACAAAACGGTGACTGTGGAGTTCAAGCACGACGACCGGCTCAATGAAGAGAGTGGAGCCCTCCTGCAG TGTGCCCTGCTCTACACCAGTTGTGCGGGGCAGCGACGGCTCCGCATCCACAACCTGGCCCTCAACTGCTGCACTCAGCTAGCTGATCTGTATCGAAACTGTGAGACTGACACGCTCATCAACTACATGGCCAAGTTTg CGTACCGGGGGGTCCTGAACAGCCCAGTGAAGACCGTTCGTGACACTCTCATCACCCAGTGTGCCCAGATCTTGGCCTGTTACAGAAAGAACTGTGCCAGCCCCTCCTCCGCAGGACAG TTGATCCTTCCTGAGTGCATGAAGCTACTCCCAGTTTACCTGAACTGTGTGTTGAAGAGTGACGTCCTGCAGCCTGGAGCTGAAGTCACCACTGATGACCGTGCTTATGTCCGACAGCTGGTTACCTCCATGGATGTGGCTGAGACCAATGTCTTCTTCTATCCTCGGCTCCTACCATTG ACAAAGTCTCCCATTGAGAATACCACTGAACCACCAGCAGTTCGAGCATCTGAAGAGCGTCTAAGCAATGGAGATATATATTTGCTGGAGAATGGGCTCAACCTCTTCCTCTGGGTGGGAGCAAGTGTCCAGCAGGGGGTTGTCCAGAGCCTCTTCGGCGTCTCCTCCTTCAGTCAGATCACCAGTGGCCTG AGTGTTCTGCCAGTTCTGGATAATCTGCTGTCCAAGAAAGTGCGAGGCCTCATTGATGGTTTGAGGGCACAGAGATCGCGGTACATGAAG CTTATCGTGGTGAAACAGGAGGACAAGCTGGAGATGCTGTTCAAACACTTTCTGGTGGAAGACAAGAGCCTGAGTGGGGGAGCATCCTATGTGGACTTTCTGTGTCATATGCACAAGGAGATTCGGCAGCTACTGAGTTAG